The Mytilus galloprovincialis chromosome 4, xbMytGall1.hap1.1, whole genome shotgun sequence genome contains a region encoding:
- the LOC143070992 gene encoding aquaporin-10-like, with protein sequence MKHFSSKVRIRNNIARETLAEFLGTFTLIVFGDGSVAQAVLSRDGVGNHSSIHWSWGLAVTMGVYISGGISGGHLNPAVTVAMACIKKVPWKKVPLYMLGQYLGSFVASAVIYFVYYDALNEYDGGTRMVSGLNATAGIWSTYPQHFASVATCFGDQLLATGMLLICILAITDERNMETPRGLMPIAIGLIVTVIGMTYHFNCGYAINPARDLAPRIFTSVAGWGVGVFSYNDYKYFWIPVLGPHVGAILGAFLYQILIGFHWPEVVEISSDIQIQEMNDKFSEKEKEVYTNRGISQDS encoded by the exons ATGAAGCATTTCAGCAGCAAAGTAAGGATTAGAAATAATATTGCTCGTGAAACCCTAGCGGAATTTTTAGGGACTTTCACATTGATA GTATTTGGGGATGGTTCGGTCGCCCAAGCAGTTTTAAGTCGGGATGGCGTTGGCAACCATTCCTCTATACATTGGTCATGGGGACTAGCAGTGACAATGGGAGTTTACATATCTGGTGGTATCTcgg GTGGTCATCTGAACCCAGCTGTGACTGTTGCCATGGCCTGCATCAAGAAAGTCCCATGGAAGAAAGTACCATTGTATATGTTAGGCCAATATTTAGGATCTTTTGTTGCATCAGctgtaatttattttgtatattatg ATGCTTTAAACGAATATGACGGAGGGACCAGAATGGTATCTGGACTAAACGCAACAGCTGGTATCTGGTCAACTTATCCACAACATTTTGCTTCCGTAGCTACTTGTTTTGGAGACCAG CTCCTTGCAACAGGCATGCTACTAATCTGTATACTGGCAATAACAGATGAAAGAAATATGGAAACACCTAGAGGACTGATGCCAATTGCCATTGGTTTAATAGTGACTGTCATTGGAATGACATATCATTTCAACTGTGGATACGCTATCAATCCTGCACGTGATTTAGCTCCACGTATATTCACGTCTGTTGCTGGATGGGGAGTTGGAGTATTCAG tTACAATGATTATAAGTATTTTTGGATTCCTGTTTTGGGTCCACACGTAGGAGCCATACTTGGGGCTTTTTTGTACCAGATTTTGATAGGATTTCACTGGCCGGAAGTTGTTGAAATAAGTAGCGATATACAGATTcaagaaatgaatgataaattcTCAG AAAAAGAGAAAGAAGTATACACCAACAGAGGCATTTCACAAGATTCATAA
- the LOC143071584 gene encoding uncharacterized protein LOC143071584, producing MDATEQDVIKEMLPRIVEDFDPLYILPCLYKLLPTQVCSKLRTFRYRQEKVYYFIENALNYLTLDDVYKVFSYQDAYIFLIDEIQSKIQRSKKDEVHYAIKIKLFTKDRRELVEFRHRLKIYSLTGNQISFDKEVNDVVKKWTDKSYSEKLVGNERVKLADRYFFVRDAQCENMRLKYERNLLCTDVLSEIKKVTPFTSNPVLVSMMYLARKGSAMIMSDPALREEVYKKYIETAEHYVDLLPACRETGLVFYIKYNFLCLEYEQTRDSSLKPILFATAEKAIDHFCREYPKVASDFHNIFFIKLIHLHLGIGVLGDNIDGVSITSRNIESAEELLSKVNDRELSDRWKWGLKIAKSKIFLINKDFKNALEYAYKAYKHALQGSFKREIIVTAETIHNLSYRKYWIINNLDEVNGSPEINIGYFDLVCENIYIMAYFVLVMFMMFFFYYLR from the coding sequence ATGGACGCCACTGAACAGGATGTTATTAAGGAAATGCTACCACGTATTGTTGAGGATTTTGATCCACTTTATATTTTGCCGTGTTTATACAAACTTTTGCCAACACAAGTTTGCTCAAAACTTAGAACATTCCGTTATAGACAAGAAAAAGTGTACTATTTTATAGAAAATGCTCTTAACTATCTGACTTTAGATGATGTGTACAAGGTTTTCTCGTATCAAGATGCGTACATATTTCTCATTGACGAAATACAAAGTAAAATTCAAAGAAGCAAAAAAGACGAGGTTCACTATGCCattaaaattaaacttttcacAAAAGATAGACGAGAACTAGTGGAATTTAGACATCGACTTAAAATATATTCTCTGACAGGGAACCAAATATCATTTGACAAAGAAGTAAACGATGTTGTAAAAAAATGGACAGACAAATCGTACAGCGAAAAATTAGTGGGAAATGAACGAGTAAAGCTTGCAGATAGATATTTCTTTGTTAGGGATGCACAGTGCGAAAATATGAGATTGAAATATGAGAGAAATCTTCTTTGTACAGATGTTCTCTCCGAAATTAAAAAAGTGACTCCATTCACATCAAATCCAGTTCTGGTATCAATGATGTACTTAGCACGAAAAGGTTCTGCCATGATAATGTCAGATCCAGCTCTTCGAGAAGaagtatataagaaatatatagaAACAGCAGAACATTATGTTGACCTTTTACCGGCTTGTCGTGAAACCGGACTTGTATTTTATATCAAGTATAACTTTTTGTGCTTAGAGTATGAGCAAACACGTGACAGCAGTCTAAAACCGATTTTGTTTGCTACTGCAGAAAAAGCTATCGATCATTTTTGTAGGGAGTATCCAAAAGTTGCATCAGATTtccataatatattttttatcaaacttaTTCATCTTCATTTAGGAATAGGTGTTTTGGGGGATAATATAGACGGTGTTTCAATAACTAGTAGAAACATTGAGAGTGCTGAAGAACTGTTATCCAAGGTTAATGATAGAGAACTTTCTGACCGTTGGAAATGGGGTCTCAAAATTGCGAAATCAAAAATTTTCTtgataaataaagattttaaaaatgctCTCGAGTATGCTTACAAAGCATACAAACATGCTTTACAGGGAAGCTTTAAACGAGAAATTATTGTGACAGCGGAAACAATACACAATTTAAGTTACAGAAAATATTGGATAATTAATAATTTGGACGAAGTTAATGGTAGTCCTGAAATTAATATTGGATACTTTGATTTAGTTTGTGAAAATATTTACATCATGGCTTATTTTGTCTTGGTAatgtttatgatgttttttttttattatctgcgaTGA